The Halopelagius inordinatus genome contains a region encoding:
- a CDS encoding SRPBCC family protein yields MYVTDKAEIVIDASPEEIWEYVTDPVHWTASNPEEHHGLEYDTPDNRPREGATFHQAEEVAGMYADLHGRFQYIDHPHVAVWAGTAYYPLLRGLVTVRIPEGGTIRLEETEDGTRMSHAVWMDFPNNRRGRALKWVFTTALNGKAKLYDHTNKELVFFKERFESTAPESPKPTDESP; encoded by the coding sequence ATGTACGTCACCGACAAAGCCGAAATCGTCATCGACGCATCACCCGAAGAGATCTGGGAGTACGTAACCGATCCAGTCCATTGGACGGCGTCGAACCCCGAGGAACACCATGGGCTCGAATACGACACGCCCGATAATCGTCCCCGGGAGGGCGCAACGTTCCACCAGGCCGAAGAGGTCGCCGGGATGTACGCCGACCTGCATGGCCGATTCCAGTATATCGATCATCCACACGTGGCGGTCTGGGCGGGGACGGCGTACTATCCGCTCCTTCGCGGACTCGTCACCGTTCGGATCCCCGAAGGAGGTACTATTCGACTTGAAGAGACTGAAGACGGGACTCGCATGTCACACGCCGTCTGGATGGACTTCCCGAACAACCGACGGGGACGGGCGCTGAAATGGGTGTTCACGACCGCTCTCAATGGGAAGGCGAAACTCTACGACCACACGAACAAGGAACTCGTCTTCTTCAAGGAACGCTTCGAGTCGACAGCCCCTGAGTCGCCCAAACCGACGGATGAGAGTCCGTAG
- a CDS encoding universal stress protein has translation MYTDILIPTDGSDNVEPAVQYGLDLAGRYDATVHALHIVDSSPIERKLELTALEIDLETLPDTWYDAGDAATQQIATRAAEHGLEAVTEVRRGFPAREIRSYITDTGIDLVCMGTRGHSGLDRFLLGSVTTRIVRTVDIPVLSVKSKLTEALSESEKRGGFEDILVPTDGSKPAREAVTHALDLARTYDATLHALYVVDRGAYASRPGWTWDELQQVLEQNGDTVVEDVQSRAAADGVSVAAEITHGVPHQAIGEYCDQHGIDLIVMGTHGRSGISRRLIGSVTERVLRNSDEPVLTIRGV, from the coding sequence ATGTACACCGACATCCTCATTCCAACTGATGGCAGTGATAACGTCGAGCCCGCAGTCCAGTACGGACTTGACCTCGCTGGCCGATACGACGCAACCGTCCACGCTCTCCACATCGTGGACAGTTCACCGATCGAACGGAAGCTAGAACTGACCGCGCTGGAAATCGACCTGGAGACGCTCCCGGACACGTGGTATGACGCTGGTGATGCCGCCACCCAGCAGATCGCAACTCGAGCCGCAGAACATGGCCTCGAAGCGGTAACTGAGGTTCGCCGTGGTTTTCCAGCGCGTGAAATTCGTTCCTACATCACCGATACCGGGATCGACCTTGTCTGTATGGGAACCCGAGGACACTCGGGTCTCGACCGATTCCTGCTCGGCAGTGTAACGACCCGAATCGTTCGTACTGTCGATATCCCCGTGCTCAGTGTCAAATCGAAGCTGACGGAGGCGCTATCAGAATCCGAGAAGCGGGGAGGCTTTGAGGATATCCTCGTCCCGACTGACGGGAGTAAGCCCGCACGAGAGGCAGTCACTCACGCTCTTGATTTGGCTCGGACGTACGATGCGACACTTCATGCCCTCTACGTTGTCGATAGAGGTGCCTACGCGTCTCGTCCGGGATGGACATGGGACGAACTGCAGCAAGTACTGGAGCAAAACGGGGATACTGTCGTAGAAGATGTCCAATCCCGGGCAGCTGCCGACGGTGTTTCAGTCGCTGCTGAGATCACCCACGGCGTTCCTCATCAGGCAATAGGGGAGTACTGCGATCAACACGGAATCGACCTCATCGTGATGGGAACACACGGACGGTCCGGCATTTCACGACGGCTCATCGGAAGTGTGACCGAACGAGTTCTCCGGAACTCGGATGAGCCAGTTTTGACCATTCGAGGAGTGTAG
- a CDS encoding DUF7521 family protein produces MVDATTAILLVVRTLVLALGILITYYSFEAYRRTGTYYMRNAAIGFGIITLGVFIEGVLFEFGGLDLALVHIIESVAIGLGFIVLLISLRR; encoded by the coding sequence ATGGTAGATGCGACAACAGCAATTCTCCTGGTCGTCCGCACGCTCGTACTCGCACTCGGTATTCTGATCACGTACTACAGTTTCGAGGCGTATCGACGAACTGGTACGTACTATATGCGAAACGCTGCAATTGGCTTTGGAATCATCACACTCGGTGTGTTCATCGAAGGAGTACTGTTTGAGTTCGGAGGGCTCGATCTCGCTCTTGTCCACATCATCGAATCGGTCGCCATCGGTCTCGGATTCATTGTCCTTCTCATCTCGCTTCGCCGGTAG
- a CDS encoding DUF7521 family protein → MHPGLIVAKLVTMVLGFLIAYQAYRGYRRSNSQSMLYLAVGFAIISFGAIVEGILFDVVGLTFHNAGTVATTIVAIGMLTILYALYGRDSKKMED, encoded by the coding sequence ATGCACCCCGGACTCATCGTCGCAAAACTCGTTACAATGGTTCTGGGATTCCTGATCGCATATCAGGCCTATCGAGGATATCGGCGTAGTAACAGCCAATCGATGCTGTACCTTGCGGTTGGTTTCGCCATCATCAGCTTCGGCGCGATCGTCGAAGGAATCTTGTTCGACGTGGTTGGCCTGACCTTTCATAATGCGGGAACGGTGGCAACAACCATCGTCGCAATTGGTATGCTCACGATCCTGTACGCTCTATACGGACGCGACTCGAAGAAAATGGAGGACTAA
- a CDS encoding ArsR/SmtB family transcription factor — protein sequence MSEERDISGILEILDDDYARAILEATRQKQMSAKELSEECDMSVSTVSRRVNTLLEYDLLIERTHVDPDGHHYSEYEAQLDRVDVRLLESGFDVRIELREDAADRFTRIWDTMRNE from the coding sequence GTGAGTGAGGAGCGAGACATCTCGGGGATCCTCGAAATCCTTGACGACGACTATGCACGCGCAATCCTCGAGGCGACTCGCCAGAAACAGATGTCCGCCAAGGAACTTAGCGAAGAGTGTGACATGTCAGTCTCAACAGTTTCCAGACGGGTCAACACGTTACTGGAGTACGACCTGCTTATCGAGCGAACGCACGTTGATCCCGACGGTCATCATTACAGCGAATACGAAGCCCAGCTCGATCGCGTTGACGTCCGACTCCTCGAGTCTGGCTTCGACGTCCGTATCGAACTTCGGGAAGACGCCGCCGACCGCTTTACGCGTATCTGGGACACAATGAGGAACGAATAA
- a CDS encoding cupredoxin domain-containing protein, with translation MTDSLTRRRMLQLTGGTAVVGLAGCTGTQNNDGGATNGTPTESGHDDGGTETGHSDDEDDHDEAVGAPSDTAEVRMITEDGGYHFEPHVVRVNVGGTVTWHNESGSHSTTAYHPDNDQPQLVPDGAAAWDSGILSEQGATFEHTFETEGVYHYYCTPHESLGMIGSVIVGEPDPHEQVALEDPPADKPERVREKLEELNGMVSTALGDDHE, from the coding sequence ATGACCGATTCACTCACGCGTCGACGGATGCTCCAGCTGACTGGCGGTACGGCAGTCGTTGGGCTTGCCGGGTGCACTGGAACGCAGAACAACGACGGCGGAGCGACGAACGGAACGCCGACCGAGAGTGGCCACGACGACGGTGGCACGGAGACCGGTCACAGCGACGACGAGGATGACCACGACGAAGCAGTCGGGGCACCGTCCGATACGGCCGAGGTGCGGATGATCACCGAGGACGGCGGCTACCACTTCGAGCCCCACGTCGTGCGGGTGAACGTCGGTGGAACCGTGACTTGGCACAACGAGAGCGGGAGTCACTCGACGACCGCCTACCACCCCGACAACGACCAGCCCCAGCTCGTCCCCGACGGCGCAGCGGCCTGGGACAGCGGCATCCTCTCCGAGCAGGGCGCGACGTTCGAGCACACGTTCGAAACCGAGGGGGTCTACCACTACTACTGTACGCCCCACGAGAGCCTCGGCATGATTGGGAGCGTCATCGTCGGCGAACCGGATCCCCACGAGCAGGTCGCCTTGGAAGACCCGCCGGCTGACAAGCCCGAGCGCGTTCGCGAGAAGCTCGAAGAACTGAACGGGATGGTCAGCACAGCTCTCGGCGACGACCACGAGTGA
- a CDS encoding twin-arginine translocation signal domain-containing protein, with product MASDDSTATQLPSDSESDVIGRIEDEILSRRGFLVGLATGGVGGAGAVLGLTHSGEGFQSLATLAGGATLPAMVQYYLPAVDSSGEGLILPVKFVFSKGDGELFVDVGDVEVRHDLQLALREATETATRLTGSSLAGTAIRVTFDPPDSDVLALGGKSWEAGLTVALIASLRRQSLPRTKLITGVVNDEGVLLPVGKIEAKARAARALGATELIVSDDTPSDVTVQGIRVVEVASIWDALDRIL from the coding sequence ATGGCTTCCGATGACTCCACCGCGACCCAGCTCCCTTCCGATTCGGAAAGCGATGTCATTGGTCGGATCGAAGACGAGATTCTGTCACGGCGCGGATTCCTTGTCGGACTCGCCACCGGTGGTGTCGGAGGTGCTGGAGCAGTTCTCGGTCTCACACACTCCGGCGAGGGGTTTCAATCGCTGGCGACTCTTGCCGGTGGGGCGACGCTTCCCGCCATGGTACAGTATTATCTTCCAGCAGTCGATTCGTCTGGCGAGGGCCTCATACTCCCGGTCAAGTTTGTTTTTTCGAAGGGAGATGGTGAGTTGTTTGTCGATGTGGGCGACGTTGAGGTCCGTCACGATTTACAGCTCGCACTCCGGGAGGCGACGGAGACGGCGACGCGTCTCACTGGCAGTTCGCTCGCGGGAACGGCGATACGAGTCACGTTCGATCCTCCTGATTCAGACGTACTCGCTCTCGGCGGGAAAAGCTGGGAAGCTGGCCTCACGGTCGCACTAATCGCTAGTCTTCGGAGACAGTCCCTTCCACGAACGAAGCTGATAACCGGCGTTGTGAACGACGAAGGAGTGTTGCTTCCTGTCGGTAAAATCGAAGCGAAGGCCCGTGCAGCACGAGCATTGGGAGCGACGGAACTGATCGTTTCTGACGACACACCGTCAGACGTGACGGTTCAGGGGATTCGAGTCGTTGAAGTCGCGTCAATCTGGGATGCACTCGATCGTATTTTGTAA
- the acnA gene encoding aconitate hydratase AcnA produces the protein MNEESPFDAIREFEFDGTSYKMADLTVLEEEGLCELDQLPVSIRVLLESVLRNADGETITAEDVQNVASWQPDVPDVELPFTPSRVVLQDLTGVPAVVDLAALRSAVDRKGRDPALVEPEIPIDLVIDHSVQVDYFGSEDAYEKNFELEYERNSERYRALKWAQQAFDDFRVVPPGTGIVHQVNLEYLGQVVHARERDGENWLLPDTLVGTDSHTPMIGGIGVVGWGVGGIEAEAAMLGQPVTMELPEVVGVRLTGELPEGATATDLVLHVTEQLREVGVVDRFVEFFGPGVSNLTVPDRATIANMAPEQGSTISMFPVDEATLEYLALTGRDEQHIELVREYLDAQGLFGEQNPEYTETVELDLSTITPSLAGPKRPQDRVAMGDMKTHFRGLVHGEFEDELDDIDKDALTRWIGESSGSDDDRPDPDLPEPDVGDLNDRVEVDVNGKSTEIGHGSVVVSAITSCTNTSNPSVMLAAGLLARNAVERGLDVPAYVKTSLAPGSRVVTEYLEASGLLPYLEDLGYNVVGYGCTTCIGNAGPLPEAIERAIDAEDLWTTSVLSGNRNFEARIHPKIQANYLASPPLVVAYGLAGRMDIDLEHDPLGTDDDGNPVYLSDIWPGADEIHAAVHDSVDSSMFKEKYAEVFEGDERWEALNAPTGEVYEWDDSSTYIREPPFFKDFPLEEPGVADVEDARTLMLLGDTVTTDHISPAGPFSREQPAGDWLVDHGIEPHDFNTYGARRGNHEVMMRGTFANVRIENEMLDDVEGGYTVHQPTGEQTTVFEASQRYREDDTPLVVFAGEELGTGSSRDWAAKGTDLLGVRATIAESYERIFRDNLVGMGVLPLQFADGDSWESLDLDGSENIAIHGLDDGLSMNDELTVVAERSDGSTVEFPVTAQISTPAAVRYVENGGILHLVLRRLLTQE, from the coding sequence ATGAACGAAGAGTCTCCATTCGATGCAATCCGCGAATTCGAGTTCGACGGCACCTCCTACAAGATGGCCGACCTCACAGTCCTCGAAGAGGAGGGTCTCTGTGAACTTGATCAGCTCCCCGTCAGTATCCGAGTGCTGCTTGAATCCGTCCTCCGGAACGCCGACGGAGAAACCATCACCGCCGAGGACGTTCAGAACGTCGCGTCATGGCAACCTGACGTTCCAGATGTCGAACTCCCGTTCACGCCGTCGCGGGTCGTTCTCCAGGACCTTACCGGTGTCCCCGCGGTAGTCGATCTCGCAGCGCTCCGATCGGCGGTCGACCGAAAAGGCCGGGATCCCGCGCTCGTCGAACCCGAGATCCCCATCGACCTCGTGATCGACCATAGCGTGCAGGTCGACTACTTCGGGAGCGAGGACGCCTACGAGAAGAACTTCGAACTTGAGTACGAACGCAACAGTGAACGGTATCGGGCGCTCAAGTGGGCACAGCAGGCATTCGACGACTTCCGCGTTGTGCCGCCGGGAACGGGCATCGTCCACCAGGTAAATCTTGAATACCTCGGACAGGTCGTCCACGCCCGCGAGCGAGACGGCGAGAACTGGCTATTGCCGGATACGCTCGTTGGAACGGACAGCCATACGCCGATGATTGGTGGGATCGGCGTCGTCGGCTGGGGTGTTGGCGGCATCGAGGCCGAGGCCGCGATGCTCGGCCAGCCGGTCACGATGGAACTCCCCGAGGTAGTCGGCGTCCGCCTCACGGGCGAACTCCCGGAGGGCGCGACCGCGACCGACCTCGTCCTTCACGTCACTGAGCAGCTTCGAGAGGTCGGCGTCGTCGATCGGTTCGTCGAATTCTTCGGCCCCGGTGTGTCGAATCTCACCGTTCCAGACAGGGCGACCATCGCGAACATGGCGCCCGAACAGGGCTCAACCATCAGTATGTTCCCCGTCGACGAGGCGACGCTCGAGTACCTCGCACTCACGGGCCGCGACGAGCAGCACATCGAACTCGTTCGCGAATATCTTGACGCACAGGGGCTATTCGGTGAACAGAATCCCGAGTACACCGAGACGGTTGAACTCGACCTCTCGACGATCACCCCCAGCCTCGCCGGACCGAAACGCCCCCAAGATCGCGTCGCGATGGGCGACATGAAGACGCACTTCCGGGGACTGGTCCACGGCGAATTCGAAGACGAACTCGACGATATCGACAAAGATGCGCTCACGCGATGGATTGGCGAGAGCAGTGGTTCCGACGACGACCGACCAGACCCCGATCTTCCGGAGCCGGACGTCGGCGATCTTAATGACCGAGTCGAAGTCGACGTGAATGGCAAGTCGACTGAAATCGGGCACGGTAGTGTTGTCGTCAGCGCCATCACCAGTTGTACGAACACGTCGAATCCGTCCGTGATGCTCGCGGCGGGGCTGCTCGCCCGCAATGCTGTCGAACGTGGGCTCGACGTCCCGGCGTACGTTAAGACGAGTCTTGCGCCCGGGAGCCGCGTCGTCACCGAATACCTCGAAGCCTCGGGATTACTTCCCTATCTGGAAGACCTCGGCTACAACGTCGTCGGCTATGGCTGTACGACCTGTATCGGGAACGCCGGCCCGCTTCCCGAGGCCATCGAACGCGCAATCGACGCTGAGGATCTCTGGACGACGAGTGTCCTCTCTGGCAACCGGAACTTCGAGGCACGTATCCACCCGAAGATCCAAGCAAACTACCTTGCCAGTCCGCCGCTCGTGGTCGCCTATGGTCTCGCCGGACGCATGGATATCGATCTCGAACACGATCCGCTCGGCACCGACGATGACGGCAATCCGGTCTATCTCTCTGACATCTGGCCCGGCGCCGACGAGATCCACGCGGCAGTCCACGACAGTGTCGATTCTTCGATGTTTAAAGAGAAGTACGCCGAAGTGTTCGAAGGTGACGAGCGCTGGGAGGCACTCAATGCGCCGACCGGTGAAGTCTACGAGTGGGACGACTCTTCGACGTACATCCGCGAACCGCCCTTTTTCAAGGACTTCCCGCTGGAAGAGCCCGGCGTCGCGGACGTTGAGGACGCTCGTACGCTGATGCTGCTCGGTGATACGGTCACGACCGACCACATCAGCCCGGCGGGCCCGTTCTCTCGAGAGCAACCGGCCGGAGACTGGCTCGTCGACCACGGCATCGAACCTCACGACTTCAACACGTATGGCGCTCGCCGGGGCAACCACGAGGTGATGATGCGCGGCACCTTCGCCAACGTCCGCATCGAGAACGAGATGCTCGACGATGTCGAGGGAGGCTACACGGTTCATCAGCCGACGGGCGAACAGACGACCGTCTTCGAAGCGAGTCAGCGCTATCGAGAGGACGATACGCCCCTCGTCGTGTTCGCCGGTGAGGAGCTTGGCACCGGATCGAGCCGCGACTGGGCCGCAAAGGGGACTGATCTCTTGGGCGTTCGCGCAACCATCGCTGAGAGCTACGAGCGCATCTTCCGTGACAACCTCGTCGGGATGGGAGTCCTCCCGCTTCAGTTCGCCGACGGCGACTCATGGGAGTCACTCGATCTCGACGGATCGGAGAACATTGCGATCCACGGCCTTGACGACGGCCTGAGTATGAACGACGAACTTACTGTCGTCGCTGAACGATCTGACGGATCGACCGTTGAATTCCCAGTCACTGCCCAGATTAGTACACCGGCTGCTGTTCGATACGTCGAAAACGGCGGTATTCTCCATCTCGTTCTTCGTCGGCTACTCACCCAGGAGTAG
- a CDS encoding DoxX family protein — MSSQEVTLESTIGGFTVSGKLHTLSVWFILALRLMMGIAFFQSGFDKILSGSFSAGGYLTGAVPNNGSPLADLFIAMGNTPWFVDFVNVAVPWGEVLIGLGLFFGALTRLAAFWGAFMMLMFYFGNWDIAHGYINGDFAYMLVFLSVAAFGAGRILGLDAYIEQYEVGGVPLVERYPWTRYLLG, encoded by the coding sequence ATGTCATCACAGGAAGTAACGCTAGAAAGCACAATTGGTGGCTTCACGGTGAGCGGGAAGCTCCATACGTTAAGTGTCTGGTTTATCCTCGCACTTAGACTGATGATGGGGATCGCGTTCTTCCAGAGTGGATTTGATAAGATTCTCTCGGGGAGTTTTAGTGCCGGTGGATATCTCACCGGAGCGGTTCCAAACAATGGGAGTCCGCTTGCAGATTTGTTCATCGCTATGGGGAACACACCGTGGTTCGTCGACTTCGTAAACGTTGCAGTGCCGTGGGGTGAGGTGCTTATCGGACTCGGGTTGTTCTTCGGCGCGCTCACTCGACTCGCTGCATTCTGGGGGGCGTTTATGATGCTCATGTTCTACTTCGGCAACTGGGACATCGCGCACGGCTACATCAACGGGGATTTCGCGTACATGCTCGTATTCCTCTCTGTTGCCGCATTCGGGGCGGGACGGATACTCGGCCTCGACGCGTACATCGAACAGTACGAGGTTGGTGGGGTGCCGCTCGTTGAACGGTATCCCTGGACTCGGTATCTTCTCGGGTAG
- a CDS encoding methyltransferase family protein, translated as MPRSIYATTTIDASLTNPAAWGLALIVIVVVSWFFYRYFAPDSWREWVGAGVVQAFIIALYAEMYGFPLTIYLLVRFFGLDREYVSTNLWSTLVGFGETGMFVSMLLGYAVAFVGIGLFAQGWRQVYRARQDDQLVTDGLYRYVRHPQYTGLFIALFGEGIIHWPTIFSVGLFPLVVVVFTWLARREERDMIDQFGEGYRTYQRRVPMFIPRWEQWRSLVAESRSGGDDFEDS; from the coding sequence ATGCCTCGAAGCATCTATGCCACGACAACAATAGACGCTTCTCTCACGAACCCTGCAGCTTGGGGTCTCGCGCTTATCGTCATCGTCGTTGTTTCCTGGTTCTTCTATCGGTACTTCGCTCCTGATAGCTGGCGGGAATGGGTTGGCGCAGGAGTTGTACAGGCGTTCATCATCGCACTTTATGCGGAGATGTACGGCTTTCCACTCACGATCTATTTGCTGGTCCGGTTTTTCGGCCTGGATCGCGAGTACGTCAGTACCAATCTCTGGTCTACACTGGTCGGGTTCGGCGAGACGGGTATGTTCGTATCAATGCTGCTCGGCTATGCGGTAGCGTTTGTCGGCATTGGCCTGTTTGCACAAGGGTGGCGACAGGTCTATCGAGCTCGACAGGACGATCAACTGGTCACAGATGGGCTTTACAGGTACGTCCGTCATCCACAGTACACTGGTCTATTCATCGCGCTGTTCGGCGAGGGGATTATTCACTGGCCGACGATCTTTTCTGTCGGTCTATTTCCGCTCGTCGTCGTGGTCTTCACGTGGCTTGCACGGAGAGAAGAGCGTGATATGATCGACCAATTCGGTGAGGGCTATCGAACGTATCAGCGTAGGGTACCGATGTTTATCCCCCGCTGGGAGCAGTGGCGCAGTCTCGTGGCAGAGTCTCGTAGCGGCGGTGATGATTTTGAAGACTCTTAA
- a CDS encoding DUF411 domain-containing protein produces the protein MASAKQYNSPECSCCEQYASYLRENITGDLSETVPDDIQAVKQEYGIPEDLQSCHTLVLTDYVVEGHVPVEVIDQLLDENPPIDGIALPDMPPGTPGMGGEKDGSLTIYAIGEDRAETEYTEV, from the coding sequence GTGGCATCAGCGAAACAATATAACTCACCAGAATGTAGCTGTTGCGAGCAATATGCATCATATCTTCGTGAGAATATCACTGGCGACCTTTCAGAGACAGTACCGGATGATATCCAAGCAGTAAAGCAGGAATACGGAATTCCCGAAGACCTCCAGAGTTGTCACACACTCGTCCTCACAGATTACGTTGTAGAAGGACACGTCCCTGTAGAAGTGATCGACCAGCTTCTCGATGAAAACCCACCGATAGATGGAATTGCACTCCCTGATATGCCACCTGGGACACCGGGGATGGGTGGAGAGAAAGATGGATCTTTGACGATATATGCTATTGGCGAGGATAGAGCCGAAACCGAGTACACAGAAGTATAA
- a CDS encoding universal stress protein, whose protein sequence is MKSPSRLEVREGTDINLYNQVLLPLYGTDAVESVVQYSLSLAETYDAALHVLSIQDEGHTGLESDQVTTQEEWNAAAEIEPVVEQAHALGLNVIPAVDSGHPPSVIRQYAEENDIDLLVHQKPKQNRLARVLRRDISSRIIQTAPLPVLTIPDRSPFNPVGSSATSQFTDVLVPTNGYDEASVAFKHGLQIAKRHDATLHGLLVVDEQSYSSRPGYTWREVTDSWEQRGKRLLEDITEKTASFDVPVRTTLSYGQAQQEILEYTEVNDIDLVTMGTRGLTGIRRLLQRSVAAHVIEEADCPVLTINRTTAELKKHPYTFLRKANQNRMSRLC, encoded by the coding sequence ATGAAATCCCCCAGTCGTCTAGAAGTTCGAGAAGGCACGGATATCAACCTGTATAACCAGGTCCTCCTTCCACTATACGGAACTGATGCAGTGGAGTCAGTAGTCCAATACAGTTTATCACTTGCAGAAACATATGATGCGGCTCTCCACGTACTATCTATTCAAGATGAGGGCCACACGGGATTGGAATCCGACCAGGTCACTACACAAGAGGAGTGGAACGCAGCAGCAGAAATTGAACCCGTGGTGGAACAGGCCCACGCGCTCGGACTCAATGTGATACCAGCAGTGGATAGTGGGCACCCTCCAAGTGTTATTCGGCAGTACGCTGAAGAGAACGATATTGATCTGCTGGTCCACCAGAAACCTAAACAGAATAGATTAGCAAGAGTTCTTCGGAGAGACATCTCCAGTCGCATCATTCAAACTGCCCCTCTTCCTGTCTTGACGATACCTGATAGGAGCCCCTTTAATCCGGTTGGAAGTTCAGCTACCAGCCAGTTCACGGATGTTCTCGTGCCCACGAATGGGTATGATGAGGCGTCTGTTGCTTTCAAACATGGGCTACAAATTGCCAAACGGCATGATGCGACCCTGCATGGACTTCTTGTTGTTGATGAGCAGTCCTATTCGAGTCGGCCTGGATACACGTGGAGAGAGGTTACTGACTCTTGGGAACAGCGGGGGAAGAGGCTCTTAGAAGACATTACGGAGAAGACAGCGAGTTTCGACGTTCCTGTCCGAACTACGTTGAGTTATGGTCAAGCTCAGCAGGAGATTCTCGAATATACTGAGGTGAATGACATCGACCTTGTTACAATGGGGACACGAGGATTGACTGGTATTCGCCGACTGTTACAGAGGAGTGTCGCAGCTCACGTAATCGAGGAAGCAGACTGCCCCGTTCTAACGATCAATCGCACAACAGCGGAATTGAAGAAGCACCCGTACACATTTCTTCGAAAGGCAAATCAGAATCGGATGTCAAGGCTCTGTTGA
- a CDS encoding IS5 family transposase: MKALPKSQILRFTEKAIHLARRVVSRYSSKFSKHRYTLPQHVVLLCLKVRKNTTYRGLLDELIEMPRIRRALGLAELPTPSTLCKAFNRLDMAVWRVILTLSTTLLPTSGVVGVDASGFDRSHASKHYTKRAELTIQQLKVTLLVDTKVNAILDLHVTTTRKHDSQIAPSLIKRNPEDIGILLGDKGYDDQKIRRLARQHEVRPLIKHREFTSLHKAWNARLDTDLYGQRSQSETVNSTLKRKYGAFVRSRRWWKQFREITIACLIHNVDRSL, encoded by the coding sequence ATGAAGGCCCTCCCGAAGTCGCAGATTCTACGGTTTACTGAGAAGGCGATCCATCTAGCACGCCGAGTGGTCTCTCGATACTCCTCGAAATTCTCCAAACACCGCTACACACTTCCCCAGCACGTTGTTCTGCTGTGTCTCAAAGTTCGGAAGAACACGACCTACCGTGGTCTGCTTGACGAATTAATCGAGATGCCACGCATCCGCCGAGCTCTTGGACTAGCCGAACTTCCTACGCCATCAACGCTCTGTAAGGCGTTCAACCGACTTGATATGGCCGTATGGCGTGTCATATTGACCCTCTCAACGACACTACTTCCGACGAGCGGTGTCGTTGGAGTTGATGCGTCAGGGTTTGACCGTAGTCACGCCTCGAAACACTACACGAAACGAGCAGAACTCACCATTCAACAGCTCAAAGTGACGCTGCTGGTCGATACGAAAGTGAACGCAATCCTCGATCTACACGTGACGACGACGCGGAAACACGATAGCCAGATTGCGCCGTCGTTGATCAAGCGCAACCCCGAAGATATTGGCATTCTGCTCGGTGACAAGGGCTACGACGACCAGAAGATCAGACGGCTTGCCCGGCAACACGAGGTTCGTCCACTGATCAAGCATCGTGAGTTCACATCGCTCCACAAGGCATGGAACGCACGCTTAGACACTGATCTCTACGGCCAGCGGAGTCAATCCGAGACTGTCAACTCAACGCTCAAGCGAAAATACGGTGCGTTCGTCCGCTCACGACGCTGGTGGAAACAGTTCCGTGAGATCACCATCGCCTGTCTCATTCATAATGTAGACCGATCACTCTGA
- a CDS encoding HalOD1 output domain-containing protein, with the protein MGQESLNVYRGCTPVVDAEYEFESEGSPTEVIVEALAEAAEIDPLDLPPLYEFVDPDALDQLFGEHVGAAHADALLSFQVETWNVFVRADGRIRVCDATRPTDPEPVFESTPA; encoded by the coding sequence ATGGGTCAGGAATCGTTGAACGTGTATCGTGGCTGCACACCAGTAGTGGATGCTGAGTACGAGTTCGAGAGCGAAGGGTCGCCCACGGAAGTCATCGTCGAGGCTCTAGCAGAAGCTGCCGAGATTGACCCGCTTGATCTTCCACCACTGTACGAGTTCGTCGATCCTGACGCCCTCGATCAGCTCTTCGGAGAGCACGTCGGCGCAGCCCACGCGGATGCGCTCCTCAGTTTTCAGGTCGAGACCTGGAACGTGTTCGTCCGGGCCGACGGCCGCATTCGGGTCTGTGATGCCACCCGACCCACCGACCCGGAACCAGTCTTCGAATCCACCCCCGCCTAA